The following coding sequences are from one Deinococcus apachensis DSM 19763 window:
- the sugE gene encoding quaternary ammonium compound efflux SMR transporter SugE yields the protein MAWFLLVIAGLLEVGWAIGLKYTEGFTRPLPTALTLVSMIGSMGLLGLAAKTLPIGTAYGVWVGIGAVGAAILGIVLFREPVTAARIVFLVLMIVAIVGLKATSGH from the coding sequence ATGGCGTGGTTTCTGCTCGTGATCGCGGGGCTGCTGGAAGTCGGCTGGGCCATCGGCCTGAAGTACACGGAGGGCTTTACCCGGCCCCTCCCCACCGCCTTGACCCTGGTCAGCATGATCGGCAGCATGGGGCTGCTGGGGCTGGCGGCCAAGACGCTGCCCATCGGCACGGCGTACGGGGTGTGGGTGGGCATCGGGGCGGTCGGCGCGGCCATCCTGGGAATCGTGCTGTTCCGGGAACCCGTCACGGCCGCGCGGATCGTCTTCCTCGTCCTGATGATCGTCGCCATCGTGGGGCTGAAGGCGACGAGCGGGCACTGA